One genomic region from Streptomyces sp. NBC_01304 encodes:
- the rfbC gene encoding dTDP-4-dehydrorhamnose 3,5-epimerase, which produces MKVTQVPAIEGAFLFEPTPYADERGFFCRTFDTDVVRSVGLDPHAFVQDSVSRSARGVLRGLHLRSGAGEAKLVRCSYGKIFDVVVDLRPHSPTYRNVASFELSDQTQRSVYIPAGCAHGFQALTETADTSYRIDREHDPAEDVTIAFDDPELAIAWPLPVASMSPRDREAPSLAKVLLQIES; this is translated from the coding sequence ATGAAGGTGACTCAAGTCCCGGCGATCGAGGGCGCGTTCCTCTTCGAGCCGACGCCGTACGCCGACGAACGCGGCTTCTTCTGCCGTACGTTCGACACCGACGTCGTCCGCTCGGTGGGCCTCGACCCGCACGCCTTCGTCCAGGACAGCGTGTCCCGCTCGGCCCGGGGCGTACTGCGCGGCCTGCACCTGCGCTCCGGCGCCGGCGAGGCCAAGCTCGTGCGGTGCTCGTACGGAAAGATCTTCGACGTCGTTGTGGACCTGCGGCCCCACTCGCCGACGTACCGCAACGTGGCCTCCTTCGAGCTGTCCGACCAGACGCAGCGGAGCGTGTACATCCCGGCGGGGTGCGCGCACGGCTTCCAGGCGCTGACCGAGACCGCCGACACCTCGTACCGGATCGACCGCGAGCACGATCCGGCCGAGGACGTGACGATCGCCTTCGACGACCCGGAGCTCGCCATCGCCTGGCCGCTGCCGGTCGCCTCCATGTCCCCGCGGGACCGCGAGGCGCCGAGCCTCGCCAAGGTCCTGCTCCAGATCGAGAGTTGA
- a CDS encoding polysaccharide pyruvyl transferase family protein, giving the protein MTSGHQTPVRVGVFGLLGSGNLGNDGSLEAVLGYLRTAHPKAAVDALCGGPEVVATRYRIPATRLHWYRGEYRTASRAGAIAGKGLGKLVDVFRTAAWVRRHDVVIVPGMGVLEATLPLRPWGFPYSLFLLCASGRLFGTRIALVGVGAAPIGNRPTRTLVRWSARLAAYRSYRDDQSRDAMRAMGVPTARDEVYPDLAFALPTSSLSGQTPDPPGPVCVGVMDFHGGNDDRARADEIHRRYLDGTTRFVRTLVEEGRPVRLLTGDACDAPVVAAILDAVDSPLVTAAAAASLADLMKEMAVADAVVATRYHNLICALKVGTPTLALSYATKSDALMDRMGLGAYCHPAREVDADRLLAQFRDLERQSGRLRGTLAERNQLATRQLEDQFTALTAALFPATTPTHALREAS; this is encoded by the coding sequence ATGACGTCCGGACACCAAACTCCGGTACGCGTAGGGGTGTTCGGCCTGCTCGGCTCCGGCAACCTCGGCAACGACGGTTCGCTCGAAGCCGTGCTCGGCTACCTCCGCACCGCGCACCCGAAGGCGGCGGTGGACGCGCTGTGCGGCGGACCCGAGGTCGTCGCGACCCGCTACCGGATCCCCGCGACACGGCTGCACTGGTACCGCGGCGAGTACCGCACCGCGTCCCGGGCGGGCGCGATCGCGGGGAAGGGCCTCGGCAAACTCGTCGACGTCTTCCGCACCGCCGCCTGGGTGCGCCGGCACGACGTGGTGATCGTGCCGGGCATGGGCGTCCTCGAGGCCACGCTGCCGCTGCGGCCGTGGGGCTTCCCGTACTCCCTGTTCCTGCTCTGCGCGTCCGGCCGGCTGTTCGGCACCCGGATCGCGCTGGTCGGCGTCGGCGCCGCCCCGATCGGCAACCGGCCGACCCGGACCCTGGTGCGCTGGTCGGCCCGCCTTGCCGCCTACCGCTCGTACCGCGACGACCAGTCCCGCGACGCGATGCGGGCGATGGGCGTGCCCACCGCGCGCGACGAGGTCTACCCGGACCTCGCCTTCGCCCTGCCGACGAGCTCGCTCTCAGGGCAGACCCCGGACCCGCCGGGCCCGGTCTGCGTCGGCGTCATGGACTTCCACGGCGGCAACGACGACCGCGCCCGCGCCGACGAGATCCACCGCCGCTACCTCGACGGGACAACTCGGTTCGTGCGTACGCTGGTTGAGGAGGGCAGGCCGGTCCGGCTGCTCACCGGCGACGCATGCGACGCGCCGGTGGTCGCCGCGATCCTCGACGCGGTGGACTCGCCGCTGGTCACCGCCGCAGCGGCGGCCTCCCTCGCCGACCTGATGAAGGAGATGGCGGTGGCCGACGCCGTGGTGGCGACCCGCTACCACAACCTGATCTGCGCGCTGAAGGTCGGCACACCGACCCTCGCGCTCAGTTACGCGACGAAGAGCGACGCGCTCATGGACCGGATGGGCCTGGGCGCGTACTGCCATCCGGCCCGCGAGGTCGACGCCGACCGGCTGCTCGCGCAATTCCGGGACCTGGAGCGGCAATCGGGCCGGCTGCGAGGGACCCTCGCCGAGCGGAACCAGCTCGCCACCCGGCAACTCGAGGACCAGTTCACGGCCTTGACCGCTGCTCTGTTCCCGGCGACCACCCCCACCCACGCCCTTCGGGAGGCTTCATGA
- a CDS encoding glycosyltransferase family 2 protein, with protein MTTPHPRLSIGLPVYNGEEYLAESLDALLGQTYEDFELVISDNASTDGTQEICRKYAAQDARIRYIRLDRNIGAAPNHNYVFTECRGELFKWASHDDLYARDLLLRCVEALDERPDVVLAHSGQAVIDGDGQVTVPYEYGLATDSPRAPERFRSYLFEPGGDDFYGVMRADMLRRVKPHDSYHHADRTFVAEIVLHGPFHQVPELLYFRRDHPTRAERANPSKRSRCVNLDPRRAGLLHPTPRLLAEYVWGFVSAIRRAPLSAADRRACYRHLAAWMTSRVRPGAGERVEDRAPVDPAKLTVSVDALVAGREGRQGRAGTEGRAGSEGRAGSEGGKA; from the coding sequence ATGACCACCCCCCATCCCCGGCTCAGCATCGGCCTGCCCGTGTACAACGGCGAGGAGTACCTGGCCGAGTCGCTCGACGCCCTGCTGGGCCAGACCTACGAGGACTTCGAGCTGGTCATCTCGGACAACGCCTCGACCGACGGGACCCAGGAGATCTGCCGCAAGTACGCCGCGCAGGACGCGCGCATCCGGTACATCCGCCTTGACCGCAACATCGGCGCCGCACCGAACCACAACTACGTGTTCACCGAGTGCCGCGGCGAGCTCTTCAAGTGGGCCTCGCACGACGACCTCTACGCCCGGGACCTCCTGCTGCGCTGCGTCGAGGCGCTGGACGAGCGGCCGGACGTCGTCCTCGCACACAGCGGCCAGGCGGTCATCGACGGCGACGGGCAGGTGACGGTCCCGTACGAGTACGGGCTCGCCACCGACTCGCCACGCGCGCCGGAGCGCTTCCGCAGTTACCTGTTCGAGCCCGGCGGCGACGACTTCTACGGGGTCATGCGGGCCGACATGCTGCGCCGGGTGAAGCCGCACGACAGCTACCACCACGCGGACCGCACGTTCGTCGCCGAGATCGTCCTGCACGGACCCTTCCACCAGGTGCCGGAGCTCCTCTACTTCCGCCGCGACCATCCCACCCGCGCCGAGCGGGCGAACCCGTCCAAGCGCTCCCGGTGCGTCAACCTGGACCCGCGCCGGGCAGGCCTGCTGCACCCGACGCCGCGGCTGCTCGCCGAGTACGTCTGGGGCTTCGTCTCGGCGATCCGGCGGGCGCCGCTGTCCGCCGCCGACCGGCGCGCGTGCTACCGCCATCTCGCCGCGTGGATGACCAGCCGGGTCCGGCCGGGCGCCGGCGAGCGGGTCGAGGACCGCGCCCCGGTCGACCCGGCGAAGCTCACCGTCTCCGTCGACGCCCTCGTCGCCGGCCGCGAAGGCCGCCAAGGTCGTGCAGGCACTGAAGGTCGGGCAGGCAGTGAGGGTCGTGCAGGCAGTGAAGGGGGCAAGGCATGA
- a CDS encoding DUF4910 domain-containing protein has translation MTTVGEEMHALVERLYPLCRSITGDGVRATLDIVGEYLPLQTHEVPTGTQVLDWTVPQEWNIRDAYVADAAGNRVVDFAESSLHVLGYSVPVSTTMPLSELRAHLHTLPDHPKWVPYRTSYYKPAWGFCLAQEALDALPDGDYEVRIDSTLADGHLTYAEHVVPGQVPDEVIVSCHVCHPSLANDNLAGIAVATYLARALAEQTPYYTYRFIFAPGTIGAITWLARNAQRIEQVKHGLVLACAGDRGQLTYKQSRRGDAEIDRVMRHVLEASERPHRIAEFTPYGYDERQYCSPGFNLGVGSLSRTPYAGYPEYHTSADNPGFVTPQAMADTLAVCREAFAVLDRNRCYLNLSPYGEPQLGKRGLYDAVGGRSDTKQAQLAMLWVLSLSDGEHSLLDVAERSGLPFGAVAAAADALGAAGLVKA, from the coding sequence ATGACCACTGTCGGCGAGGAGATGCACGCGCTGGTGGAGCGGCTGTACCCGCTGTGCCGGAGCATCACCGGCGACGGGGTGCGCGCCACCTTGGACATCGTCGGCGAATACCTCCCGCTGCAGACGCACGAGGTGCCGACCGGGACGCAGGTGCTCGACTGGACGGTGCCCCAGGAGTGGAACATCAGGGACGCGTACGTTGCCGACGCCGCCGGCAACCGGGTCGTCGACTTCGCCGAGTCCAGCCTGCACGTGCTCGGCTACAGCGTGCCGGTGTCGACGACCATGCCCCTGTCCGAGCTGCGCGCCCATCTGCACACCCTGCCGGACCACCCCAAGTGGGTGCCGTACCGCACCAGTTACTACAAACCCGCATGGGGGTTCTGCCTGGCCCAGGAGGCCTTGGACGCGCTGCCGGACGGCGACTACGAGGTCCGTATCGACTCCACCCTCGCCGACGGCCACCTCACCTACGCCGAGCACGTGGTCCCCGGGCAGGTCCCGGACGAGGTGATCGTCTCCTGCCACGTCTGCCACCCGTCGCTGGCCAACGACAACCTGGCCGGCATCGCGGTGGCCACGTACCTGGCGCGGGCGCTCGCGGAGCAGACGCCGTACTACACCTACCGGTTCATCTTCGCGCCCGGCACCATCGGGGCGATCACCTGGCTGGCCCGCAACGCGCAGCGGATCGAGCAGGTCAAGCACGGCCTCGTGCTGGCCTGCGCGGGGGACCGGGGCCAACTGACGTACAAGCAGAGCAGGCGCGGCGACGCGGAGATCGACCGGGTGATGCGGCACGTACTCGAAGCATCCGAACGCCCGCACCGCATCGCCGAGTTCACTCCGTACGGCTACGACGAGCGGCAGTACTGCTCACCCGGGTTCAACCTCGGCGTGGGCTCGCTCAGCCGGACCCCGTACGCCGGCTACCCCGAGTACCACACCTCGGCGGACAACCCGGGCTTCGTCACCCCGCAGGCGATGGCGGACACCCTCGCGGTCTGCCGCGAGGCGTTCGCCGTCCTGGATCGCAACCGGTGCTATCTCAACCTCAGTCCGTACGGCGAACCACAGCTGGGCAAGCGGGGGTTGTACGACGCGGTCGGCGGCCGCAGCGACACCAAACAGGCCCAGCTGGCCATGCTCTGGGTGCTCAGCCTCTCCGACGGCGAGCACAGTCTCCTCGACGTCGCCGAGCGGAGCGGGCTGCCGTTCGGCGCCGTCGCCGCGGCGGCCGACGCCCTGGGCGCGGCCGGGCTGGTCAAGGCTTGA
- a CDS encoding NAD-dependent epimerase/dehydratase family protein: MRVLLTGHQGYLGTVMAPVLAAAGHEVVGLDAGLFADCVLGPPPADPPGHRVDLRDITAEHVAGVDAVIHLAALSNDPLGSLAPELTYDINHHASVRLARLARDAGVRRFLYASTCSVYGAAGGGELVAEDAPLRPVTPYAESKVRVEDDLHPLADGDFSPVFMRNATAFGYSPRLRADIVLNNLVGHALLSGEVLVLSDGTPWRPLVHAADIARAFAAALGAPREAVHDRAFNIGSEVNNVTVAEIAEQVAEAVSGAKVRITGENGADPRSYRVDFSRFRAAIPGFDCEWTVKRGALELAEAYRKFGLTKEDFERRFTRLAVLRAASETGAVDDTLRWCR, from the coding sequence GTGCGCGTACTACTGACCGGGCACCAGGGCTACTTGGGCACAGTGATGGCCCCGGTCCTCGCGGCCGCCGGACACGAGGTCGTCGGCCTCGACGCCGGACTGTTCGCCGACTGCGTCCTCGGCCCGCCGCCCGCGGACCCGCCGGGGCACCGGGTGGACCTGCGTGACATCACGGCCGAACACGTGGCCGGGGTGGACGCCGTGATCCACCTGGCCGCGCTCTCCAACGACCCGCTGGGATCCCTCGCCCCGGAGCTCACGTACGACATCAACCACCACGCGTCCGTACGCCTGGCCCGCCTCGCCCGCGACGCCGGGGTGCGGCGCTTCCTGTACGCGTCGACCTGCTCGGTCTACGGAGCCGCCGGCGGCGGCGAGTTGGTGGCCGAGGACGCCCCGCTGCGCCCGGTGACGCCGTACGCGGAGTCCAAGGTGCGCGTGGAGGACGACCTGCACCCGCTCGCCGACGGCGACTTCAGCCCGGTGTTCATGCGCAACGCCACCGCCTTCGGCTACTCGCCCCGGCTGCGCGCCGACATCGTGCTGAACAACCTGGTGGGCCACGCGCTGCTGTCCGGCGAGGTGTTGGTGCTCTCCGACGGCACGCCCTGGCGCCCGCTGGTGCACGCCGCCGACATCGCCCGGGCCTTCGCGGCCGCGCTGGGCGCGCCGCGCGAGGCGGTGCACGACCGGGCGTTCAACATCGGCAGCGAGGTCAACAACGTCACGGTCGCCGAGATCGCCGAGCAGGTCGCCGAGGCGGTGTCCGGCGCGAAGGTGAGGATCACCGGGGAGAACGGCGCCGATCCACGGTCGTACCGGGTGGACTTCTCCCGGTTCCGGGCCGCGATCCCCGGCTTCGACTGCGAGTGGACGGTCAAGCGGGGTGCGCTCGAACTCGCCGAGGCCTACCGGAAGTTCGGGCTGACCAAGGAGGACTTCGAGCGGCGCTTCACCCGCCTTGCCGTGCTGCGCGCGGCGTCCGAGACGGGCGCCGTCGACGACACCCTGCGGTGGTGCAGATGA
- a CDS encoding PIG-L deacetylase family protein: MIRLGAGRLERIVAVGAHCDDIAIGAGGTLLALCRAHPGIRVDALVLSGGGGEREQEERAALAAFCPGAELRLTVDKLPDGRLPAHWEEAKSAIEELRERTEPDLVLAPRTDDAHQDHRGLAKLMTTAFRDHLVLGYEIVKWDGDLGRPSAYQPLTPEIAEQKVRLLQEHYPSQRHRPWYDREAFLGLARIRGIECHARYAEAFAVTKLTLDLGTFDQGE, from the coding sequence GTGATCCGGCTCGGGGCCGGGCGCCTGGAACGGATCGTCGCGGTGGGCGCGCACTGCGACGACATCGCCATCGGCGCGGGCGGCACGCTCCTCGCGCTGTGCCGCGCGCACCCGGGCATCCGCGTCGACGCGCTGGTGCTCTCCGGGGGCGGCGGCGAGCGGGAGCAGGAGGAGCGGGCCGCGCTCGCCGCCTTCTGCCCGGGCGCCGAACTGCGGCTCACGGTCGACAAGTTGCCGGACGGGCGGCTGCCCGCGCACTGGGAGGAGGCCAAGTCCGCCATCGAGGAGCTGCGCGAGCGGACCGAGCCGGATCTCGTCCTCGCCCCGCGCACCGATGACGCGCACCAGGACCACCGCGGCCTGGCGAAGCTGATGACCACCGCGTTCCGCGACCACCTGGTCCTCGGCTACGAGATCGTCAAGTGGGACGGCGACCTCGGCCGCCCTTCGGCGTACCAGCCACTGACCCCCGAGATCGCCGAACAGAAGGTGCGGCTCCTGCAGGAGCACTACCCCTCGCAACGGCACCGGCCCTGGTACGACCGGGAGGCCTTCCTCGGCCTCGCACGGATCCGCGGCATCGAATGCCACGCGCGCTACGCCGAGGCGTTCGCCGTCACCAAACTCACGCTCGACCTGGGCACTTTCGATCAAGGGGAATGA
- a CDS encoding glucose-1-phosphate cytidylyltransferase, protein MKVVLFCGGYGLRMRSGAGDDVPKPMAMVGPRPLIWHVMRYYASFGHTEFILCLGYGAHHIKNFFLNYEETTSNDFVLRGGKTELLSTDIADWTITFAQTGIESPIGERLRRVRHHLDGDDMFLANYADVLTDAPLPEMIEKFAVRDAGASMMVVPPQSSFHCVDLGADGLVGGITAVSELPLWENGGYFVLRQEVFDHIPENGDLVADGCGQLAKQGRLVAYQHRGFWKPTDTVKERAALDDAYARGERPWAVWERDAAAVGTA, encoded by the coding sequence ATGAAGGTCGTACTGTTCTGCGGCGGCTACGGGCTGCGGATGCGCAGCGGAGCCGGCGACGACGTGCCCAAGCCGATGGCGATGGTCGGTCCGCGGCCGCTGATCTGGCACGTCATGCGCTACTACGCGTCCTTCGGGCACACGGAGTTCATCCTGTGCCTCGGGTACGGGGCACACCACATCAAGAACTTCTTCCTCAACTACGAGGAGACGACGTCCAACGACTTCGTGCTGCGGGGCGGGAAGACCGAGCTGCTCTCCACCGACATAGCCGACTGGACGATCACGTTCGCGCAGACCGGCATCGAGTCGCCGATCGGGGAGCGGCTGCGCCGGGTGCGCCACCACCTGGACGGCGACGACATGTTCCTCGCCAACTACGCGGACGTGCTCACCGACGCCCCGCTGCCGGAGATGATCGAGAAGTTCGCCGTGCGTGACGCCGGTGCGTCGATGATGGTGGTGCCGCCGCAGTCCTCGTTCCACTGCGTGGACCTGGGCGCGGACGGCCTGGTGGGGGGCATCACCGCGGTGAGCGAACTGCCGCTGTGGGAGAACGGCGGCTACTTCGTGCTCCGCCAGGAGGTCTTCGACCACATACCGGAGAACGGGGACCTGGTCGCCGACGGCTGCGGCCAACTGGCCAAGCAGGGCAGGCTGGTGGCGTACCAGCACCGCGGCTTCTGGAAGCCGACCGACACCGTGAAGGAGCGGGCCGCGCTCGACGACGCGTACGCCCGGGGCGAGCGTCCCTGGGCCGTCTGGGAACGCGACGCCGCCGCGGTGGGGACCGCGTGA
- a CDS encoding class I SAM-dependent methyltransferase, producing the protein MTRCRLCGSAALASVVDLGATPPCESFLAADQLDQPEPAYPLHLRVCTDCWLAQIPPLITPEETFKEYAYFSSFSTSWVEHARTYVADATARAGLGSDAFVVEVASNDGYLLKHVVDRGIRCLGIEPSVNVGAAARDAGVPTLTEFLSPETGAAVRAEHGPADLVVANNVYAHIPDVVGFTQGLRALVADDGWVSIEVQHLLTLIEENQYDTIYHEHFQYYTVASAIRALASGGLALVDVELLPTHGGSIRLWARPAEVAGEPTSRVADVLAREKAAGLQELSGYTEFSARVAKVRRDLMRFLIEAAERGETVVGYGAPGKGNTLLNHCGIRPDLLAYTVDRNPYKHGRFTPGTRIPILPPEQIAADKPDYVLVLPWNLRAELVEQLSFVHDWGGRLVFPIPELSIVDGHVVKEVTA; encoded by the coding sequence ATGACACGATGCCGACTCTGCGGCTCGGCGGCGCTGGCGAGCGTCGTCGATCTGGGGGCGACCCCGCCGTGCGAGAGCTTTCTCGCCGCGGACCAACTGGACCAGCCGGAACCGGCGTACCCGCTGCACCTGCGGGTCTGCACCGACTGCTGGCTGGCGCAGATCCCGCCGCTGATCACGCCGGAGGAGACGTTCAAGGAGTACGCGTACTTCTCCTCCTTCTCGACCTCCTGGGTGGAGCACGCGCGCACCTACGTCGCCGACGCCACGGCGCGGGCGGGGCTCGGTTCCGACGCGTTCGTGGTCGAAGTGGCAAGCAACGACGGCTACTTGCTGAAGCATGTGGTGGACCGGGGGATCCGCTGCCTGGGCATCGAGCCGTCGGTGAACGTCGGCGCTGCGGCGCGCGACGCGGGCGTGCCCACGCTCACGGAGTTCCTGTCCCCGGAGACAGGTGCGGCCGTCCGCGCCGAACACGGCCCGGCAGACCTGGTCGTGGCCAACAACGTGTACGCGCACATCCCCGACGTGGTCGGGTTCACCCAGGGTCTGCGCGCCCTGGTCGCCGACGACGGCTGGGTCTCCATCGAGGTGCAGCACCTGCTGACCCTGATCGAGGAGAACCAGTACGACACGATCTACCACGAGCACTTCCAGTACTACACGGTCGCGTCCGCGATCCGGGCCCTGGCCAGTGGTGGACTCGCCCTCGTGGACGTCGAGTTGCTGCCCACGCACGGCGGCTCCATCCGGCTGTGGGCCCGGCCCGCCGAGGTGGCCGGTGAGCCGACCTCGCGAGTGGCCGACGTACTGGCCCGGGAGAAGGCCGCCGGGCTGCAGGAGCTCTCCGGGTACACCGAGTTCTCCGCCCGCGTCGCCAAGGTACGCAGGGACCTGATGCGGTTCCTCATCGAGGCGGCCGAGCGCGGTGAAACGGTCGTCGGGTACGGCGCCCCGGGCAAGGGCAACACCCTGCTCAACCACTGCGGCATCCGGCCCGACCTGCTCGCGTACACGGTCGACCGCAACCCGTACAAGCACGGCAGGTTCACCCCGGGCACCCGCATCCCGATCCTGCCGCCCGAGCAGATCGCCGCCGACAAGCCCGACTACGTCCTCGTCCTCCCGTGGAACCTGCGGGCCGAGCTGGTCGAGCAGCTGTCCTTCGTGCACGACTGGGGCGGCCGCCTCGTCTTCCCCATCCCGGAACTGAGCATCGTCGACGGTCACGTCGTGAAAGAGGTCACAGCATGA
- a CDS encoding glycosyltransferase: MHVLVVHNRYSSGQPSGENKVVDQEVALLREAGHRVEVFERRSDDIADRSLLGKVAVPLLVPWNPSVRRELTARLRADRPDVVHVHNVFPLLSPAVLAACADAGVPAVATLHNYTQVCPPGTLQRDGRPCTECVGGSPLPAVRHGCYRNSSLATVPLAVSLSVNRRRWWSGVERFLCISAAQRDVLVAAGMPAERLAVKHNFVPDPGERRAGAGEHVLYLGRLAEVKGVRLLMAAWDEIAASGGVGVPLVIAGAGPLESEVTAWAAGRDDVRYVGLYDAAESRKAVARSVAVVAPSTWLEAFGLVVVEAMAAGVPAVAAGHGAFVELVEDGVTGLLHQPGEAASLASCIRRIATDPDRNKELGRAARNRYEQGFSPAVGLERLVDEYRTAIAGRPGGGDSPPPQGNGNADSRRGARASRGDGGSK, translated from the coding sequence ATGCACGTTCTCGTGGTGCACAACCGCTACTCCTCGGGTCAGCCGAGCGGGGAGAACAAGGTCGTCGACCAGGAGGTGGCGCTGCTGCGCGAGGCAGGGCACCGGGTCGAGGTGTTCGAGCGGCGCAGCGACGACATCGCCGACCGCTCCCTCCTCGGAAAGGTCGCGGTGCCGCTCCTCGTGCCGTGGAACCCTTCGGTGCGAAGGGAGTTGACGGCCCGGCTGCGCGCCGACCGGCCGGACGTGGTGCACGTCCACAACGTCTTCCCGCTCCTGTCGCCCGCGGTCCTTGCCGCCTGCGCCGACGCGGGCGTGCCCGCCGTCGCCACGCTGCACAACTACACCCAGGTCTGCCCGCCCGGCACCCTGCAGCGGGACGGCCGGCCGTGCACCGAGTGCGTCGGCGGGTCGCCGCTGCCCGCCGTCCGGCACGGCTGCTACCGGAACTCCAGCCTGGCGACGGTGCCGCTCGCGGTCAGCTTGTCGGTCAACCGGCGCCGGTGGTGGTCCGGCGTGGAGCGGTTCCTGTGCATCTCCGCGGCGCAGCGCGACGTCCTGGTGGCGGCCGGCATGCCGGCCGAACGCCTCGCGGTGAAGCACAACTTCGTGCCCGACCCGGGCGAGCGCCGAGCGGGCGCCGGGGAGCATGTGCTCTATCTGGGCCGGCTCGCCGAGGTCAAGGGCGTACGGCTGCTCATGGCCGCCTGGGACGAGATCGCGGCGAGCGGCGGTGTGGGCGTGCCGCTCGTGATCGCCGGTGCGGGACCGCTGGAGTCGGAGGTCACCGCCTGGGCGGCGGGCCGCGACGACGTGCGGTACGTCGGCCTGTACGACGCCGCGGAGAGCCGCAAGGCCGTCGCGCGGTCGGTCGCCGTGGTGGCTCCCTCGACCTGGCTGGAGGCGTTCGGCCTGGTGGTCGTCGAGGCGATGGCGGCGGGGGTCCCGGCGGTCGCCGCCGGGCACGGGGCGTTCGTCGAACTGGTCGAGGACGGGGTGACCGGGCTGCTGCACCAGCCGGGCGAGGCAGCCTCACTCGCGTCCTGCATACGCCGGATCGCGACCGATCCGGACCGCAACAAAGAGTTGGGCCGGGCGGCCCGGAACCGCTACGAGCAGGGCTTCAGCCCGGCCGTCGGTCTGGAGCGCCTGGTGGACGAGTACCGCACCGCGATCGCGGGTCGGCCCGGCGGCGGGGACAGCCCGCCGCCGCAGGGAAATGGAAACGCTGACTCGCGGCGGGGGGCCCGCGCGAGCAGGGGGGATGGGGGCAGTAAATGA
- a CDS encoding O-antigen ligase family protein — translation MAEVGKDLRPTELPGAADTTGTQPGAEPHPTATPRIVAIVWGLLVLNTLGSAGAVTVIPLPRSLIQMVTMGSLVAAFALALMVNLQLRIRASAFLLLLTLLLVPSVISSVDLESGFGALFRCGRLALFVATLWLLSRWWDGGTTFVRYHIRMYFAVLGTVAAGAVISPGAAMPELYGGRLVGALWPLTPPQIGQYAAVIIGLTVLLLLGRRTTGASAAVVIVPSLVLLVLTHTRTATLGLLIGLAFAICSLVLTSAAARRFFGWALLCAVVAAVGFSSALQAWYLRGQSQEYFSSLNGRALVWDALLAAPRSTSEMVFGTGLGDKSFGGLPIDNSWLAVYAEQGLLGVTLVAAFIVVLAGVALLRPPSLARACAIFLISYCAIASYTEAGLGDASPYLLHLTVAASLLVVPAAVTPRGAADGPRRRSPHWARHTPPSTAQAPRPSTAGVSRRRIPRWARGKEVT, via the coding sequence GTGGCTGAGGTGGGCAAAGACCTGAGGCCGACCGAGCTGCCGGGCGCGGCGGACACCACGGGCACACAGCCCGGCGCCGAACCGCACCCCACCGCCACACCGAGGATCGTCGCGATCGTCTGGGGACTGCTGGTCCTCAACACGCTCGGCTCCGCCGGGGCGGTGACCGTCATCCCGCTGCCCCGCTCCCTCATCCAGATGGTCACCATGGGCTCGCTGGTCGCCGCGTTCGCGCTGGCGCTCATGGTCAACCTCCAACTGCGCATCCGGGCCAGCGCGTTCCTGCTGCTGCTCACCCTGCTGCTCGTGCCGAGCGTGATCTCCAGCGTGGACCTGGAGTCCGGGTTCGGCGCGCTCTTCCGCTGCGGCCGCCTTGCTCTCTTCGTCGCCACGCTGTGGCTGCTCAGCCGCTGGTGGGACGGCGGCACGACGTTCGTCCGGTACCACATCAGGATGTACTTCGCGGTGCTCGGTACGGTCGCCGCCGGCGCGGTCATCTCACCCGGCGCGGCCATGCCCGAGCTCTACGGCGGGCGCCTCGTCGGCGCGTTGTGGCCGCTGACCCCGCCGCAGATCGGACAGTACGCCGCAGTGATCATCGGGCTCACCGTGCTGCTCCTCCTCGGCCGCCGGACCACCGGGGCGAGCGCGGCGGTGGTCATCGTGCCGTCGCTCGTCCTGCTCGTGCTGACCCATACCCGTACGGCCACGCTCGGCCTGCTCATCGGGCTCGCGTTCGCGATCTGCTCGCTCGTCCTGACCAGCGCCGCGGCCCGCCGGTTCTTCGGCTGGGCGCTGCTGTGCGCCGTCGTGGCCGCGGTGGGCTTCAGCTCCGCGCTGCAGGCGTGGTACCTGCGCGGGCAGAGCCAGGAGTACTTCTCCAGCCTCAACGGCCGGGCCCTCGTCTGGGACGCCCTGCTCGCGGCGCCGAGGTCGACCTCGGAGATGGTGTTCGGCACGGGCCTGGGCGACAAGTCGTTCGGCGGGCTGCCGATCGACAACAGCTGGCTGGCCGTCTACGCCGAACAGGGACTGCTGGGTGTCACCCTCGTGGCGGCGTTCATCGTCGTCCTCGCCGGCGTCGCGCTGCTGCGGCCACCGTCGCTGGCCCGGGCCTGCGCGATCTTCCTGATCAGCTACTGCGCGATCGCGTCGTACACCGAGGCCGGTCTCGGCGACGCCTCGCCGTATCTGCTGCATCTGACCGTGGCCGCCTCGCTGCTCGTGGTCCCTGCCGCGGTCACGCCCCGCGGGGCGGCCGACGGCCCCCGACGACGCAGCCCGCACTGGGCCCGGCACACGCCGCCCTCGACGGCCCAAGCTCCTCGACCCTCGACGGCCGGGGTCTCTCGACGACGTATCCCGCGCTGGGCCCGGGGAAAGGAGGTGACCTGA